Within Cellulophaga sp. L1A9, the genomic segment CAAATATCCGCTACTGGGGGATTTTCAGACAACTTTTCTTTGGCGGAACAACAACTACCCGCTGAAGTATTTGGCGGAGAGCCAGGCACTACCATCGGTGTTGCTTTTGGTAATCGCTATAGCTTTTCAGGTGGTGCCCGTGTGGAGCAACAACTATTGAATTTTCAGTTGTTCAGTTCAATTCGTGCGGCCAAAGCTTTAGAAGAAATTCAGAACCTTACTGTTTTACAATCTACCCAAGATTTGATTATCAATGTCATTCAAGTATATATCCAAATTCAAGTGACGACTAAACAAGTTGAACTTTTGGAAGAGAACTTTGAGCGTACCAACAATCTAATAGAACTGTCGGATGCCAAGTACAAGGAAGGTATCATCAAAAAATTGGATGTCAATCAACTGAAAGTAAATCGAAGTAACCTTCGCACTCAGATTGAAGATGCTGGATATCAATTAGGCGAACAGAAAAGATTATTAAAACTCTATCTATACATTCCCATGGATGATGTTATCAATCTAACGGAGAGGTTAGAGGATAATGAGGCTTTTCCTTTACAAGACAGCTTGACGATAACATCCAATATTCAATATCAACAATTGAATAAGCAGGTCGCACTTTCGGTTATCGACCAAAAGGTGGAACGTGCCAATTACTTACCCAAGTTGAGCGCCTTCTTTAACTACAATTATCTAGGAAATACAAATGAGTTCACTTTTGAACAACCTTCTTACGTAGACCAATGGAACGGTACATGGGGCCTTTCCGCATCGATGAACATTTTCGATGGATTTTCAAGAAGGAAACGTGTGGTACAAAAACAATTGGAAACCAAGAAACTGGAAGAAGACCAAAAACTACTCAAAATAAACATAGAGAAAGACTATGAAGATGCCGTTCAGCAAATGCTTTTAAGTCAAAGTCAAATTGCCAGTCAAAAAGAAAACATGGAACTCGCTCAGGAAAATTACGACGGTATTCAGACCTCCTACAATGAAGGCGTGGCTGATTTGACCGAACTACTTGACTCTGAATTTGCATTAAGACAAGCGCAATCGAATTACTTGAACGCCCT encodes:
- a CDS encoding TolC family protein; its protein translation is MKLKITIILFLATYISSAQTQFDFTVQQAIAYAVEHNITLSKTKIDQDIIAAQIAEVKGRALPQISATGGFSDNFSLAEQQLPAEVFGGEPGTTIGVAFGNRYSFSGGARVEQQLLNFQLFSSIRAAKALEEIQNLTVLQSTQDLIINVIQVYIQIQVTTKQVELLEENFERTNNLIELSDAKYKEGIIKKLDVNQLKVNRSNLRTQIEDAGYQLGEQKRLLKLYLYIPMDDVINLTERLEDNEAFPLQDSLTITSNIQYQQLNKQVALSVIDQKVERANYLPKLSAFFNYNYLGNTNEFTFEQPSYVDQWNGTWGLSASMNIFDGFSRRKRVVQKQLETKKLEEDQKLLKINIEKDYEDAVQQMLLSQSQIASQKENMELAQENYDGIQTSYNEGVADLTELLDSEFALRQAQSNYLNALLQSKVSELRILRTSGQLSQLIASN